A stretch of Planococcus citri chromosome 5, ihPlaCitr1.1, whole genome shotgun sequence DNA encodes these proteins:
- the LOC135846812 gene encoding uncharacterized protein LOC135846812 — translation MIQATESRKPAERVHYEKNLVSSEEWRQFWIRITSDGTLIEVGKNGSAPFMSSRVEPRQIKYYGFASSSDPVHYAFRCFENSDTDNRQYRTLITYDNAYTFYPIGDIKNDEEIFLKFNVKTDQDAIIIFSPTNETLKKDEKVFKVILGGYTTNTISAIKTSEIDEPRSEHREKDILSPDDWRQFWIRNSPDGASIEIGKNGGSAFMSLKTEPRPIKYYGFASDDSFATWAFPNLENNNIARNVCMPSPCGPNSECKQKDNHAICSCNRNQFDSPSTCRMECIFNSECPQNETCIGKTCKNPCKGMRDENRTCEVDNHAPIYNCKPELTGDPLAECVREEDLPKYRSITSYGGAHTFYPIDAIKNENDIFMKFNVKTIRTAIITFSSTNQREMDHQQFLKVSLAGPRSALATIHSHLTDQSWIYDETDNMLSVNEWRQFWIRITSDGSSIEVGKNGKPAFMSVKVEPWPIKYFGFTTEEERHYVFWNFVCSKNINTDLLRYRTQIMSYGAVTFYPIKDIKNDDEIFLTFDVKTNYGAMITFSPKNYRLSEDESCFEVFLGKNSRGTSGIRSIRHGKLESSHDEENIVSAEEWRQFWIRIAIDGSSIEVGKNRGPAFMSLKTKPTSIQYFGFDREYYGGSLDIDAQWAFPSPPSKANILVFI, via the exons ATGATACAAGCCACTGAGTCACGCAAACCTGCAGAACGTGTACACTACGAAAAGAACTTGGTATCATCTGAGGAATGGCGTCAATTCTGGATTCGAATTACCTCGGATGGAACTTTAATTGAAGTTGGAAAGAACGGCAGCGCCCCGTTCATGTCTTCGAGAGTAGAGCCTCGTCAAATTAAGTACTACGGATTTGCTAGTTCGTCGGATCCTGTTCACTATGCTTTTCGGTGTTTTGAAAACAGTGACACAG ataatcGCCAGTACAGAACTTTGATAACCTACGATAACGCTTACACGTTTTATCCGATCGGAGATATAAAAAAtgacgaagaaatttttttgaaattcaacgtaAAAACTGATCAAGACgccatcattattttttcacctacaAATGAAACTTTGAAGAAggatgaaaaagtttttaaagtaattttagGTGGATATACTACGAATACGATTTCTGCTATCAAAACCTCCGAAATCGATGAACCAAGAAGCGAACATCGTGAGAAAGATATATTATCGCCAGATGATTGGCGTCAGTTCTGGATTCGAAATTCCCCAGATGGAGCATCAATTGAAATAGGAAAGAATGGAGGATCTGCTTTCATGTCTTTGAAAACGGAGCCTAGACCAATAAAGTATTATGGATTTGCTAGTGATGATAGTTTCGCTACCTGGGCTTTTCCAAATCTTGAGAATAATaacatag CGAGAAATGTTTGCATGCCTTCACCATGCGGACCAAACAGCGAATGTAAACAAAAAGACAACCACGCTATATGTTCCTGCAATCGAAACCAATTTGATTCGCCTTCAACATGCAGAATGGAATGCATTTTCAACTCGGAGTGTCCACAAAACGAAACCTGCATCGGGAAAACGTGCAAGAATCCGTGCAAGGGAATGCGCGACGAAAATAGAACATGCGAAGTAGATAACCATGCGCCTATATATAACTGTAAACCTGAATTAACAGGAGATCCATTAGCAGAATGTGTTCGAGAAGAAG atcttcCTAAATACAGAAGCATAACCAGCTATGGAGGAGCGCACACATTTTATCCGATCGAcgcaataaaaaatgaaaacgatatttttatGAAGTTCAATGTGAAAACTATAAGAACTGCTATCATCACTTTCTCTTCAACAAATCAACGCGAAATGGACCATCAGCAATTTCTTAAAGTGTCTTTGGCCGGTCCACGTAGTGCACTTGCAACAATCCACTCACATCTAACAGACCAATCTTGGATATACGATGAAACGGATAACATGTTATCAGTTAATGAATGGCGTCAGTTTTGGATTCGAATTACCTCAGACGGATCGTCAATTGAAGTAGGAAAGAATGGAAAACCAGCCTTCATGTCCGTAAAAGTTGAACCTTGGCCGATCAAGTATTTTGGTTTCACCACTGAAGAAGAGCGTCATTATGTTTTCTGGAACTTTGTGTGTTCTAAGAACATTAACACAG ATCTTCTCCGATACAGAACTCAAATAATGTCTTACGGTGCCGTGACCTTTTATCCCATCAAAGATATAAAAAAtgacgatgaaatttttttgacattcgACGTAAAAACAAACTATGGAGCTATGATaactttttctccaaaaaattatcgattgaGTGAGGATGAGAGTTGTTTTGAAGTATTCTTAGGCAAGAATTCGCGTGGAACGTCAGGAATCCGAAGTATTAGACACGGGAAACTAGAATCTAGTCACGATGAGGAAAATATCGTATCGGCCGAAGAATGGCGTCAATTCTGGATTCGAATCGCAATAGACGGATCATCaattgaagttggaaaaaataggGGACCCGCCTTCATGTCTTTGAAAACGAAACCAACATCAATTCAGTACTTTGGTTTTGATCGCGAGTATTACGGTGGTTCTTTGGACATTGATGCTCAGTGGGCTTTTCCAAGTCCTCCGAGCAAAG CTAATATTCTGGTATTCATATAA